Proteins encoded within one genomic window of Bos indicus x Bos taurus breed Angus x Brahman F1 hybrid chromosome 18, Bos_hybrid_MaternalHap_v2.0, whole genome shotgun sequence:
- the LOC113875803 gene encoding vomeronasal type-1 receptor 1-like, which produces MYLLQMGVGSLANVLLFFYHISPILFGHKKRPTDMILTHIAVANLLVLLSSGIPHIMAAFISRKPLSPLGCKCVYYLQKVAHSTALCSTCILSTYQSFILTPGREGRSLLRGKAPRLTGSFCCTCWIFSILMYIYVPVKITASPNRHNYTDAQANWFCSSSSPSAGIVVLWSSSDAVFIGLMVWSSGSMVLLLHRHHQRVQYIHTPTEHHRRPPETRAAHTTLRLLVTFVVFYVVTSILAFYITAFFDFRQWLIQTSDVLVSCFPTISPFLLLLRDPRTARICSLSC; this is translated from the coding sequence ATGTATCTTTTACAGATGGGAGTTGGGTCTCTGGCCAATGTCCTTCTTTTTTTCTACCACATCTCTCCTATCTTGTTTGGACACAAGAAGAGACCCACAGACATGATTCTCACCCACATAGCTGTGGCCAACCTTTTGGTTCTTCTCTCCTCGGGGATCCCCCACATAATGGCAGCTTTCATTTCAAGGAAGCCCCTGTCTCCTCTTGGGTGTAAATGTGTGTACTATTTACAGAAAGTGGCTCACAGCACCGCCCTGTGCTCCACCTGCATCCTGAGCACCTATCAGTCCTTCATTCTCACCCCTGGGAGAGAAGGGAGGTCACTGCTCAGGGGAAAAGCCCCCAGGCTCACAGGTTCTTTCTGCTGCACCTGTTGGATATTCagtattttaatgtacatttatgTTCCTGTGAAAATCACTGCTTCACCGAACAGACACAATTATACTGATGCTCAGGCCAATTGGTTCTGCTCATCCTCAAGTCCCAGTGCAGGGATTGTCGTCCTGTGGTCCAGCTCAGATGCCGTGTTTATTGGCCTCATGGTCTGGTCCAGTGGCTCCATGGTGCTTCTCCTGCACAGACACCACCAGAGGGTGCAGTATATCCACACCCCCACTGAGCACCACAGACGCCCGCCGGAGACCAGAGCCGCCCACACCACCCTGAGGCTGCTGGTCACCTTTGTTGTCTTCTATGTGGTGACTTCTattcttgctttttatattacTGCCTTTTTTGATTTTCGACAATGGTTGATACAAACCTCTGATGTCTTGGTTTCCTGTTTTCCCACCATTTCTCCCTTCCTGCTGCTCCTCAGGGATCCTAGAACTGCTAGGATCTGCTCTTTGAGTTGTTAG